The following are encoded in a window of Gramella sp. MT6 genomic DNA:
- the tsaD gene encoding tRNA (adenosine(37)-N6)-threonylcarbamoyltransferase complex transferase subunit TsaD, whose translation MQDQKINILAIESSCDDTAAAVLCNGKILSNIVATQEVHQQYGGVVPELASRAHQQNIVPVIHQALAKANIDKKDVSAIAFTRGPGLMGSLLVGTSFAKSLSMGLNIPLIEVNHMQAHILAHFIEEPDFQKPEFPFLAMTISGGHTQIVKVTDYFEMEVIGETIDDAVGEAFDKSAKILGLPYPGGPLVDKYAQEGNPKAFKFPKPKVDGLNFSFSGFKTSVLYFVQRETKNDPAFIEKNLKDICASIQYTIIGILLDKLKKAVKETGINQVAIGGGVSANSGIRQALKDAEQKWGWKCYIPKFEYTTDNAAMIGIAGYHKFLKQDFADFSITAQSRYKF comes from the coding sequence ATGCAAGACCAAAAAATCAACATTCTCGCCATTGAATCTTCTTGTGATGATACAGCCGCAGCTGTTCTTTGCAACGGAAAAATCCTATCTAATATTGTTGCAACTCAGGAAGTGCATCAGCAATATGGAGGAGTAGTTCCTGAACTCGCTTCACGTGCACATCAGCAAAATATCGTTCCGGTTATACACCAGGCGCTGGCGAAGGCAAATATCGATAAAAAAGATGTTTCTGCAATCGCCTTTACACGTGGACCCGGATTAATGGGGTCTTTGCTTGTAGGTACTTCATTTGCGAAATCACTTTCTATGGGTCTAAATATTCCGCTTATCGAAGTGAATCACATGCAGGCCCACATTCTCGCTCATTTTATTGAAGAACCTGATTTTCAAAAGCCTGAATTTCCCTTCCTCGCCATGACCATTAGCGGCGGACATACACAGATCGTAAAGGTTACCGATTATTTTGAAATGGAAGTCATTGGAGAAACCATAGACGATGCAGTAGGAGAAGCATTTGATAAAAGCGCCAAAATCCTTGGATTACCCTATCCTGGTGGTCCTTTGGTTGATAAATATGCCCAGGAAGGTAATCCTAAAGCCTTTAAATTTCCGAAACCTAAAGTAGATGGATTGAATTTTAGCTTTAGTGGATTTAAGACCTCTGTCCTTTACTTTGTACAGAGGGAGACTAAAAATGATCCGGCTTTTATTGAAAAAAACCTTAAAGATATTTGTGCTTCCATTCAATACACCATAATAGGAATACTATTGGATAAGTTGAAAAAAGCAGTTAAAGAGACTGGTATCAATCAGGTGGCCATTGGTGGAGGAGTTTCTGCTAATAGCGGAATAAGACAGGCTTTGAAAGATGCTGAGCAAAAATGGGGATGGAAATGTTACATACCTAAATTTGAATATACCACAGACAATGCCGCTATGATAGGTATTGCCGGTTACCATAAATTCCTGAAACAGGATTTTGCAGATTTTTCAATTACCGCGCAATCCAGATATAAATTTTAA
- a CDS encoding translocation/assembly module TamB domain-containing protein, with translation MIVFSIPAVQTSVAKRLTDSLREKNDVNLSIGRVSLTYFGNVKLNEIYVEDHHEDTLLTAKEIRSSILSLGNLINNSPNLGDTRIEGLNLQMRRYKDEDRDNLGILIEKLRKEPTGDSVHFELHAKNVQVLNSKYSYIDENLDAQDVVIVDSLNIYANELQIDDENIDIDIGMLRGYEHRGIEIDNLSTQFHYDPTNMHLEQMQLQTPGSLINADLFFNYELSDFADFENLVQVEASFRESVLSSNDLKAFYDGFGNDQILNFKTSLTGTLNDFQLEDFQLQGLDRTEIYGDFQIKGSFSKDPEEFSMDGSFSDFSTNYYDMVNFLPGPLLGKLPENLREFGNVNLKGHTFVTNSSLDADVYLSSQLGSADADFILNDFNNSSTATYKGKLIFRDINLGRLIKNEQLGKTSFNLDFDGGGFNPEDLNTQLKGGISKFTYNNYTYKDIRLIGNLRNPLFNGYFVSDDPNLQMEFNGLIDVSEDINVYDFEASVEYADLNTLNFVSRDSVSVFKGDVIMNMKGTNIDNAFGDILLLNTSYKNQNDLYYFDDLNITSSFEEEVRTITINSPDVINGEVSGVFKISEVGSLVENSIGSIYTNYKPKTITTNQYMEFDFDIYNQIVEVFFPEIELAPNTYIRGRVESDESEFRLTFKSPRIDVFDNMIEDINLQVDNTNPIYNTFFEADSVATDLYNFSEFSFINVTQRDTLFIRSEFKGGKNNNDVFNLNLFHTINEDNKSVVGIQRSDFKFKDKVWYLNENSNKSNKIVFDNSFRDLQIDSLVMSHKNEEIRLAGEMKDSTYKNFKMKFVNVDIGKITPEIDSLDLAGTLNGDLDLLQESGAYFPTTDLKIDSLQVNETFMGNLRLDVKGNEDLTNYSVYALLKKEGMESLSAIGDINVAGAEPLIDLEVNLNKLNLSIFTPLGADVLTDIRGLATGRAFVTGNYKNPDFSGSLRLNKAGLRIPYLNVDIDLQDEARVNLTKQQFVFDDIEIVDTKYNTRGTLDGIISHKNFSEWFLDLSLNSNRMLVLDTKAEEDALYYGTAFIDGEATIKGPTDELVIDVTAATERGTVFKIPLSDTESVGDNSFIRFLSPEEKAARLAGEDIEIPEVKGIELIFDLDITNDAEVEVVVDKTSGSTLRGRGSGNLLLEINTNGKFNMWGDFIVYEGVYNFKYAGLVQKVFTVESGGSINWDGDPTDAQLDVSAVYSLNANPAVLLENPSVNRKIPVEVVINLQGDIEQPEIGFEIDFPSASSTVKSELQYRIDDRATTELQALFLVTQGTFYSEFGLRGAAIYGTLAERASSIVNDIFADDDGKFQVGVNYVQGDRTPDQQTVDRFGLTLSTQISDRVIINGQVGVPIGGVTESVIIGDLEIEFLLNEDGTLRAKVFNRENNIQFIGEEIGFTQGVGLSYNVDFDTFKELIRKIANTEIADKTEEDDTKLEAAKSFAPDYINFSEEGN, from the coding sequence TTGATAGTATTTTCTATTCCTGCAGTTCAAACTTCTGTAGCTAAAAGACTTACCGATTCTCTTAGAGAAAAGAACGATGTTAACCTTTCTATTGGCCGTGTCTCCTTAACTTACTTCGGGAATGTGAAACTCAATGAGATATATGTTGAGGATCACCATGAAGACACCTTACTAACGGCAAAAGAGATACGTTCTTCGATCTTGAGCCTGGGAAATCTTATTAACAATTCTCCTAATCTTGGAGATACTCGTATTGAGGGGCTTAACCTTCAAATGCGTCGATATAAGGATGAAGATCGTGACAATTTAGGGATCCTCATAGAAAAATTAAGAAAAGAACCTACCGGTGACTCCGTGCATTTTGAATTGCATGCGAAAAATGTTCAGGTACTCAATAGTAAATACAGCTATATAGATGAGAATCTCGATGCCCAGGATGTGGTCATTGTTGATAGTTTAAATATCTATGCCAATGAACTGCAAATAGACGATGAGAATATTGATATAGATATTGGTATGCTTCGCGGTTATGAGCACAGGGGGATCGAAATTGATAATCTTAGCACTCAATTTCATTATGACCCAACTAATATGCACCTGGAGCAAATGCAACTGCAAACTCCAGGATCATTAATTAATGCCGATCTGTTTTTTAATTATGAACTTTCAGATTTTGCAGATTTTGAGAACCTGGTGCAGGTTGAAGCCAGTTTTAGAGAAAGTGTGTTGTCCAGTAACGATCTAAAAGCATTTTATGATGGTTTCGGGAATGACCAGATCCTTAATTTTAAAACCAGTTTAACGGGGACATTAAATGATTTTCAGCTGGAAGATTTTCAGTTGCAAGGTTTAGACAGGACCGAGATCTATGGTGATTTCCAAATAAAAGGTTCTTTCTCCAAAGATCCTGAGGAATTTAGCATGGACGGTAGCTTTTCAGATTTTAGCACCAATTACTACGATATGGTCAATTTTTTACCCGGACCATTGTTAGGTAAATTACCAGAAAATTTAAGGGAATTTGGAAATGTAAACCTTAAAGGACACACCTTCGTGACCAATTCTTCTTTGGATGCCGATGTTTATCTTTCCAGCCAGCTCGGTTCTGCAGATGCTGATTTTATCTTGAACGACTTTAATAATTCATCTACGGCGACCTATAAAGGAAAATTGATCTTCAGGGATATTAACCTTGGAAGACTCATTAAGAACGAACAATTAGGTAAAACAAGTTTTAACCTGGATTTTGATGGTGGTGGCTTTAATCCTGAAGATCTGAATACGCAATTGAAAGGGGGAATTTCCAAGTTCACTTATAACAATTATACCTATAAGGATATTCGTTTAATCGGAAATCTTCGTAATCCTTTATTCAATGGGTATTTCGTATCAGATGATCCAAATCTTCAAATGGAATTCAATGGTTTGATAGACGTTTCTGAAGATATTAATGTATATGATTTCGAGGCATCGGTAGAATATGCAGACCTTAATACCCTGAATTTCGTAAGCCGGGATAGTGTTTCGGTATTTAAGGGTGATGTGATCATGAATATGAAGGGGACTAATATCGATAATGCTTTTGGAGATATTTTGCTTCTGAATACTTCTTATAAAAACCAGAATGATCTTTATTATTTTGATGATCTTAATATAACTTCCAGTTTTGAAGAGGAAGTTCGTACCATTACCATTAATTCTCCAGATGTAATAAATGGTGAAGTCTCCGGGGTCTTCAAAATAAGTGAAGTGGGGTCCCTGGTTGAAAATTCAATTGGTAGTATTTACACGAATTACAAGCCGAAAACCATTACAACGAACCAGTATATGGAATTCGATTTCGATATCTATAACCAGATCGTCGAAGTGTTTTTTCCTGAAATTGAATTAGCTCCAAACACCTATATTCGGGGACGAGTGGAGTCTGATGAATCTGAGTTTAGGCTCACCTTTAAATCACCCAGGATCGATGTTTTCGACAATATGATCGAGGATATTAATTTACAGGTAGATAACACCAACCCTATTTATAATACGTTCTTTGAGGCCGATAGCGTGGCGACCGATCTTTATAATTTTTCTGAATTCAGTTTTATTAACGTAACCCAAAGGGATACTTTATTTATAAGATCTGAATTTAAAGGAGGGAAGAACAATAATGATGTTTTCAACCTGAACCTTTTCCATACGATCAATGAGGATAATAAGTCCGTTGTTGGAATACAAAGATCAGATTTTAAATTCAAGGATAAGGTCTGGTATCTTAACGAGAACAGTAATAAGAGCAATAAGATCGTTTTCGACAATAGTTTCAGGGATCTACAGATCGATTCTCTGGTGATGAGCCATAAGAACGAGGAGATAAGGTTAGCCGGCGAAATGAAAGATTCTACATATAAGAATTTCAAGATGAAATTCGTGAATGTGGATATTGGAAAGATCACCCCCGAAATTGATAGTCTGGACCTTGCTGGTACCCTGAATGGAGACCTGGACCTGCTTCAGGAAAGCGGCGCCTATTTCCCAACCACAGATCTAAAAATAGATTCACTTCAGGTAAACGAAACTTTTATGGGTAACCTGAGACTTGATGTGAAAGGAAATGAAGATCTCACCAATTATTCCGTTTATGCTCTTCTCAAGAAAGAAGGAATGGAATCACTTTCAGCTATAGGGGATATAAATGTTGCGGGGGCAGAGCCTCTTATAGATCTTGAAGTCAATCTCAATAAATTGAATTTGTCCATTTTTACCCCACTGGGTGCAGATGTACTTACCGATATCCGTGGTCTGGCTACAGGAAGGGCATTCGTAACGGGTAATTATAAGAATCCAGATTTTTCAGGTAGTTTAAGGCTTAATAAAGCCGGACTCAGGATTCCCTATCTAAACGTGGACATAGATTTACAGGATGAAGCCAGGGTGAATCTTACTAAGCAGCAGTTCGTTTTTGATGATATTGAGATCGTTGATACTAAATACAATACCAGGGGAACTTTGGATGGTATTATTTCTCATAAGAACTTCTCTGAATGGTTCTTAGATCTTTCGCTAAACTCTAACAGAATGCTTGTTCTGGACACCAAAGCTGAAGAAGATGCACTTTATTATGGAACTGCTTTTATCGATGGCGAGGCTACTATAAAAGGACCTACAGACGAATTGGTGATAGATGTAACCGCTGCTACGGAAAGAGGTACTGTTTTCAAAATTCCATTGAGCGATACTGAATCTGTAGGTGATAATTCATTTATTAGATTTCTAAGTCCGGAAGAAAAAGCAGCGAGACTTGCTGGTGAAGATATTGAGATCCCTGAAGTAAAAGGTATTGAATTGATCTTTGATCTCGATATCACCAATGATGCAGAAGTTGAAGTAGTGGTAGATAAGACCAGTGGAAGTACACTTAGAGGGCGTGGATCTGGTAACCTTTTGCTGGAAATTAATACCAACGGGAAATTTAATATGTGGGGTGACTTCATTGTTTATGAGGGAGTTTATAATTTTAAATATGCAGGACTGGTTCAAAAAGTATTTACTGTTGAGTCTGGAGGAAGTATAAATTGGGATGGTGACCCTACAGATGCTCAATTAGATGTAAGCGCGGTTTATTCACTCAATGCAAACCCGGCGGTTTTACTGGAAAATCCATCGGTTAATCGAAAGATACCGGTAGAGGTGGTCATTAATCTTCAAGGGGATATTGAACAGCCGGAAATAGGTTTCGAAATTGATTTTCCAAGTGCAAGTTCCACCGTAAAATCTGAACTACAATATAGAATAGATGACCGGGCTACAACCGAATTACAAGCTTTATTCCTGGTGACCCAGGGAACTTTCTATAGTGAATTTGGCCTACGAGGTGCGGCTATCTATGGAACCCTTGCAGAAAGAGCTTCCAGTATTGTAAACGATATTTTTGCCGATGATGATGGTAAATTCCAGGTTGGTGTTAACTATGTCCAGGGTGATCGTACCCCAGATCAACAAACTGTAGACAGGTTTGGGCTTACTTTATCTACCCAAATTTCAGACCGGGTTATTATTAACGGGCAGGTAGGTGTGCCAATTGGAGGTGTGACCGAATCTGTAATAATAGGCGATCTTGAAATAGAGTTTTTATTGAATGAAGATGGGACCCTCCGGGCAAAAGTTTTCAACCGTGAAAACAATATTCAATTTATTGGTGAAGAAATTGGTTTTACGCAGGGAGTAGGGCTTTCCTATAATGTAGATTTCGATACATTTAAAGAGCTTATCAGAAAAATAGCAAATACCGAAATTGCAGATAAAACAGAGGAAGATGATACCAAATTAGAGGCGGCGAAATCTTTTGCACCAGATTATATCAATTTTTCAGAAGAAGGAAACTGA
- the pfkA gene encoding 6-phosphofructokinase: MSKKVRRIGVMTSGGDSPGMNAAIRAVVRTCAYYHTDCVGYYQGFQGMISGDSINLNARSVRNIVNQGGTILQSARSKEFMTKEGRAKAAQNLKEAEVDAMILIGGDGTFRGGQVFSQEHKIPVIGVPGTIDNDIFGTHYTIGYDTALNTVVEAIDKIRDTASSHNRLFFVEVMGRDAGFIALNSGIGAGAEEILIPEENLGLERLLDSLERSRRAGKTSSIVVVSEGDKIGKNVFELAEYVKKNLPYYDARVTVLGHIQRGGRPTCFDRVLASRLSVKAVELLLDGKKDLMVGMMNNEIESCSLDQALKGKHNINKDLLRISEILST, translated from the coding sequence ATGAGTAAAAAAGTTAGACGTATTGGGGTAATGACCTCTGGAGGAGATTCTCCGGGAATGAATGCCGCTATTAGAGCGGTTGTTAGGACCTGTGCATATTATCATACAGATTGTGTTGGTTATTACCAAGGTTTTCAGGGAATGATAAGCGGAGATTCTATAAATCTGAATGCCCGTAGCGTACGAAATATAGTAAACCAGGGTGGAACCATCTTACAGTCTGCTCGTTCCAAAGAATTTATGACAAAGGAGGGCAGGGCTAAAGCAGCTCAGAATCTTAAAGAAGCCGAAGTTGATGCGATGATCCTTATTGGTGGAGACGGTACTTTTAGAGGTGGCCAGGTGTTTAGCCAGGAGCATAAAATTCCGGTAATAGGGGTGCCCGGCACTATTGATAATGATATTTTCGGTACACATTACACTATTGGTTATGATACCGCTCTAAATACTGTGGTAGAAGCCATAGATAAGATACGTGATACTGCCAGTTCCCATAACAGGTTGTTCTTTGTAGAGGTAATGGGTCGCGATGCAGGTTTTATTGCATTAAACAGCGGAATTGGAGCAGGGGCTGAAGAGATCCTTATTCCGGAAGAAAATCTTGGTTTAGAAAGATTGCTCGATTCATTGGAAAGGAGTAGAAGAGCAGGCAAAACCTCAAGTATCGTTGTGGTTTCTGAAGGTGATAAGATAGGTAAGAATGTTTTTGAACTGGCTGAATACGTGAAGAAAAATCTTCCTTATTATGACGCCCGGGTTACGGTTCTAGGTCATATTCAAAGAGGAGGTAGACCAACCTGTTTTGATAGAGTTCTGGCCAGCAGACTTTCTGTTAAAGCAGTGGAACTATTACTTGATGGTAAGAAGGACCTTATGGTTGGTATGATGAATAATGAAATAGAATCCTGTAGTTTAGACCAGGCGCTAAAAGGAAAGCATAATATTAATAAAGACCTCTTAAGGATTTCTGAAATCTTATCTACCTAA
- a CDS encoding methylglyoxal synthase — MKTIAIIAHDGKKPEMVQFLNENRDILHSKQLKIIATGTTGSKTEAAGYEVEKLLSGPLGGDAQIAARIAEGLVDMVIFFRDPLDKHPHEPDIFMLMRLCDVHNVPLATNPATARLLIRGLE; from the coding sequence ATGAAAACCATTGCTATTATTGCCCATGATGGAAAAAAACCAGAAATGGTTCAATTCTTAAATGAAAACAGGGATATACTACATTCAAAACAATTAAAGATCATTGCGACCGGTACCACAGGTTCTAAAACTGAAGCAGCCGGTTATGAAGTAGAAAAATTACTTTCAGGACCTCTGGGAGGCGATGCGCAGATTGCTGCGAGGATTGCCGAAGGCCTGGTAGATATGGTGATCTTCTTTAGAGACCCATTAGATAAACATCCCCACGAACCCGATATTTTTATGCTCATGAGGTTGTGTGATGTACACAACGTACCATTGGCAACAAACCCGGCTACTGCCAGGCTATTAATTCGAGGTTTGGAATAA
- a CDS encoding RidA family protein translates to MKKIIQTKNAPAPIGPYNQAIFAGNTLYVSGQIALDPESGDLITDDLEKETVQVLENLKAIITEAGLTMDHIVKTSIFISDMNNFGRINEVYSRYFDSENAPARETVEVANLPKFVNVEISAIAVKF, encoded by the coding sequence ATGAAAAAGATCATACAAACCAAAAATGCACCTGCTCCAATAGGTCCTTATAACCAGGCAATATTTGCAGGAAATACACTATATGTATCAGGACAGATCGCCCTCGATCCAGAAAGCGGTGACCTAATTACAGATGATCTGGAAAAGGAAACGGTACAGGTTCTTGAGAATCTAAAAGCTATTATTACCGAGGCCGGTCTAACTATGGATCATATTGTAAAAACCTCAATTTTTATAAGCGATATGAATAACTTTGGAAGGATCAACGAAGTTTATTCCAGATATTTCGATTCTGAGAATGCTCCAGCCAGAGAAACCGTAGAGGTTGCCAACCTCCCGAAATTTGTTAATGTCGAAATTAGCGCTATCGCGGTAAAATTCTAA
- a CDS encoding putative LPS assembly protein LptD → MQTNIPNTLFCFVFTLFFSVVLHSQEVETNSIPVRSEKDSIAPAMDSEEIAKQLQPQDTVKTDTVGKPQFLTDVVNYTAKDYMRLSPKDNKMYLYNEAKIIYGDMTIEAGLIIIDNERNEVFAYGIPDSIGEYSQKPIFTQAQRKVEPDSIRFNFDSQRALVYNSRTQEAEFNVKGMVTKRENDSVYFMKNVRFTTSEDVDDPEYFFYARRIKFVPDKKIVTGLVNMYIADVPTPLGLPFGYFPLTDEETSGFIIPSFGDSQYGYNLQNGGYYFAISDYVDLLTLGSYYTNGSYTLEFSSNYAKRYRYRGNARVRYEKLFNSERGFPDFSERSSYNIQWSHSQDAKANPSSRFSASVNLGSSEYYAESINQANQGNYLNNTLSSSVSYSKTFPGEPQVNLSLAARHSQNTRTQEINLSLPTLQLSMSRIYPFAPAGGAKKGFFQNINLQYNLRAENQMNTVDSLFFKPEMFRDARLGAQHSIPLSTNFKIFKFLSVSTGTSYEETWVSKTFERNYDPVIDDVVIDTISGFDAYRTYNFNASIGTTIYGLKNFGKDKKIQAIRHVMRPSVSYNINPSFDRYYDSYERDNPNTEDIVELVDYSRFDGTLYGAPGQNFSSSIGLNLSNTFEAKVRDKDSTAIDPKKITLLNNLSVSTSYNLAGDSLRLSPIAIRGSIPIVKNKLDINFGGNLDIYALNNNNRRIDKLNIENGGSLFRLTNGSVNFGYAFSSKDFDGTDEEDTDDLDNETYRNGGRPDDLFGKGMGIDGELFDDDPFEGKETENENGWYNYKIPWDVRLAYSMNYSNNARQSEISAHSIMFNGNVELAPKWQIGVSSGYDLVNNGVTPTQLRFQRDLNSWMMSFSWVPFGDRKSWNFLIRIKANVLSDIKYDKRRVPDRRL, encoded by the coding sequence TTGCAAACAAATATCCCCAATACTCTTTTTTGCTTCGTTTTTACGCTGTTCTTTTCAGTTGTTCTTCATTCACAGGAAGTTGAAACCAACTCTATTCCTGTAAGATCTGAAAAGGATTCCATAGCACCTGCCATGGATTCTGAAGAGATCGCGAAACAACTCCAACCTCAGGATACAGTAAAGACCGATACCGTAGGAAAACCACAATTTTTAACCGATGTAGTTAACTACACTGCGAAGGATTATATGCGCCTAAGTCCTAAGGATAATAAAATGTATCTCTATAACGAGGCAAAGATCATTTATGGCGATATGACCATTGAAGCCGGGCTAATTATTATTGACAATGAAAGGAATGAAGTTTTTGCCTACGGGATACCCGATTCTATTGGAGAATATTCTCAAAAACCGATTTTCACCCAGGCTCAAAGAAAAGTAGAGCCAGATTCTATAAGGTTTAATTTTGATTCCCAGAGGGCACTTGTCTATAACTCAAGAACACAGGAAGCCGAATTCAATGTAAAGGGAATGGTCACAAAAAGAGAGAATGATTCAGTTTATTTCATGAAGAATGTGCGGTTCACTACTTCTGAAGATGTTGATGATCCGGAATATTTCTTTTATGCCAGGAGGATAAAATTTGTACCGGATAAAAAGATCGTAACGGGGCTGGTTAATATGTATATCGCAGATGTGCCTACACCTTTAGGTTTACCCTTTGGATATTTCCCCCTTACAGATGAAGAAACGTCCGGATTTATTATTCCTTCTTTCGGAGATAGCCAGTATGGTTATAATTTACAGAACGGAGGTTATTATTTCGCTATAAGCGATTATGTAGACCTGTTAACCCTGGGAAGTTATTATACCAACGGATCATACACACTTGAATTTTCTTCAAATTATGCCAAGCGTTATCGATATAGGGGTAATGCCAGGGTACGATATGAGAAGTTATTCAACAGTGAGCGGGGATTTCCAGATTTCAGCGAAAGATCCTCATATAATATACAATGGAGCCATAGTCAGGATGCTAAGGCAAACCCAAGTTCCAGGTTTTCAGCATCGGTTAACCTTGGTAGTAGCGAGTATTATGCAGAATCGATCAACCAGGCGAACCAGGGGAATTATCTGAATAACACATTAAGTTCATCGGTTTCTTATAGCAAAACCTTTCCCGGAGAGCCACAGGTTAACCTTAGTTTGGCGGCAAGACACTCTCAGAATACAAGAACACAGGAAATTAACCTAAGTCTTCCTACTCTTCAATTGAGCATGTCTAGGATCTATCCTTTTGCACCCGCGGGGGGAGCGAAAAAGGGATTTTTTCAGAATATCAACCTTCAGTATAACCTACGGGCAGAGAACCAAATGAATACCGTGGATTCTTTGTTCTTTAAACCTGAAATGTTCAGAGATGCGAGATTAGGAGCACAGCATTCCATTCCATTATCTACCAACTTTAAAATTTTTAAGTTTTTAAGTGTTAGTACAGGAACCAGTTACGAAGAGACCTGGGTTTCAAAAACTTTTGAAAGAAATTACGATCCCGTGATCGATGATGTGGTAATTGATACCATCAGCGGATTTGATGCTTACAGAACCTATAATTTTAACGCTAGTATAGGTACCACAATTTATGGTCTGAAGAATTTCGGGAAAGACAAGAAAATACAGGCAATCAGGCATGTGATGAGGCCTTCGGTAAGCTATAACATCAATCCCTCTTTTGATAGATATTATGATTCTTATGAACGTGATAATCCCAATACAGAAGATATCGTAGAACTGGTGGATTATTCGAGGTTTGATGGAACTTTATACGGAGCTCCCGGACAGAATTTCTCTAGTTCAATAGGGCTGAATTTAAGTAATACTTTCGAGGCTAAAGTAAGAGATAAAGACAGTACTGCTATAGATCCCAAGAAGATCACCCTTTTAAATAACCTGAGTGTTAGTACCAGCTATAACCTGGCTGGAGATTCGCTAAGATTGTCCCCTATTGCCATTCGTGGTTCTATACCTATTGTAAAAAATAAACTGGATATCAACTTTGGTGGAAACCTGGATATTTATGCCCTTAATAATAACAACAGGCGAATTGATAAGCTGAATATCGAAAATGGCGGTAGTCTCTTCAGACTTACCAATGGTAGCGTAAACTTTGGCTATGCATTCTCAAGTAAAGATTTTGACGGAACTGACGAAGAAGATACAGATGATCTGGATAATGAAACCTATAGAAATGGTGGTAGACCAGATGATCTATTCGGAAAAGGAATGGGAATAGATGGAGAGTTATTTGATGATGATCCCTTTGAAGGAAAGGAAACCGAGAATGAGAATGGCTGGTATAACTATAAGATACCATGGGATGTGCGACTCGCCTATTCTATGAACTATTCTAACAATGCAAGACAAAGCGAGATCTCGGCGCATTCTATCATGTTCAATGGTAACGTAGAACTGGCTCCAAAATGGCAAATTGGGGTGAGCTCTGGTTATGATCTAGTAAATAATGGGGTAACCCCAACGCAACTTAGATTTCAAAGAGACCTGAATAGCTGGATGATGAGTTTTAGCTGGGTGCCATTCGGGGATAGAAAGTCCTGGAACTTCTTAATAAGGATCAAAGCGAATGTTCTTAGTGATATCAAGTATGATAAGAGAAGAGTTCCAGACAGACGTCTTTAA